The Ovis aries strain OAR_USU_Benz2616 breed Rambouillet chromosome 2, ARS-UI_Ramb_v3.0, whole genome shotgun sequence nucleotide sequence aagctatgtttttttccagttgccatgtatggatgtaagagctggaacataaagaaggctgaatgccacaaaattgatgctttcataatgtggtgctggaaaagactcttgagagtcccttgggctgtgaAGAGATCTaactagtcaatcctgaaagaTATCAACCTTGTGTTCACTgggagggctgatgctgaagctgaagcaaaGGGCTatcttatgtgaagaactgatgctaggaaagattgagggtaagaggagaagggagtgaccggaagagatgattggatggcatcactgactcaatgggcataagtttgagtaaactccaggagatagtgaaggacagggaagcctggaatactacagtccatggcatctggtcccattacttcataggaaatagatggggaaagaatggaagcaGTGGcaaactttgttttcttcttaaaattaaaagaagcttactccttggaagaaaagctatgacaaacttagcatattaagaagcagaaacattactttgccaacaaagtccatgtagtcaaagctattgtttttccagtagtcatgtatggatgtgagagttggaccataaagaaggctgagtgccaaagaattgatgcttttgaattgtgatgttgaagaagactctgagagtcccttggactgcaaagagatcaaaccagtcaatcctaaaggaaatcagtcctgaatattcattggaaggactgacgctgagcctgaaactccaatactttggccacctgatgtgaagaactgactgattagagaagaccctgatgctgggaaagattgaagataagaggagaaggggacaacagaggacaagatggttggatggcatcattgactcaaaggacatgagtttgagcaagctctaggagatggtgaaggacagggaagcctggtgtgctgcagtccacggtttcgcagagtcagacatgactgagtgactgaacaacaaacaatcaGAGTATATATAAGTAACAGCTATCACAGTGATGAAATTGAGGCAGTTATTAATTCCAACTAGTCATGTTCATTCATCTGCCTTCATTCAAAGATTAGGCTTTTACTGTCTTTGTAAGACCAGGGTGTATGTGATCTGTGGGTGAGGAGATAAAAATTATCCAATCTTCAAAAACCCTTTTTCTATATGGACTCTTCCAAATCAAAGTTTGTATTGCTTTTAAAGATTTCAATTATCTGTCCTTGGGTCTATTATCTCCAAGTGGGTACATTTCTGCAACCAACTTCACCAAAATCTGTAAGCATATGATTATGCCTTAagagctgtgggttcgatccctgggttgggaagatcctctggagaagaaaatggcaacccatttcagtttattgcctggagaatcccatggacaaaggagcctagtgggctacagttcaggaggttgcagagagtcagacatgacttaagcaactaaaactttcatttttttttcctttagttcgTGAAGATGTCTTAAGGCTTCTGAAAGTATTATCACTATTAATATTGTGGTTTGGTCTGCCCAATTTGGATAAACTTTAGTAGTACACATTGTAGATAATCGtggttttctcattcttttattgCTTATGACTAGTACTTGATTATTTggttattttaatacatttaatattaGGATGGGATAGCATTACTTTTTCTTACAGGAtacgggatgcttggggctggtgcatggggatgattcagagagatgatatggggcgggaggtgggaggggggttcaggattgggaactcatgtacacctgtggcggattcatgtcaatgtatggcaaaaccaatacaatattgtaaagtaaaatatagtaaaaataaaaattaaaaaaaaatacaatggcaTGGAGGGATCGGAAGTCAATGTTAATGGTTTATCCTGTGTAAGAAATAATCAATTCCTTTTAAAGTCAACACGTAGACTGCCTCTGTATTAAACAGATATTGGAACAGATTATGATAAATAGAAAGGTTTGTGAACAAAGTGAGAAGCAGTGTTTAGACATATTAGTAAAGAAGACAGATTTGTAAAATCCAGGAGAGAAATCAGGACTAAAGCTATATATCTAAACGTCCTTTGCACAGAGATGGATATTGAGCCCTAAGTATAGATGATATGAGTTTTAGGACAAATATATATAAGATGATTGGTTATGTTTTTCTATAATTGATCAGAGTTGTAGTGTAGGGAAAGAACAGTATACTTGGGATCTGGAGTAAAGAATTCAAATTTGGTTTTCATATAAATGCTGAGTGGTATTTGGTTATGTTTAAACATTCTAGTCTAATTTTCTCTTCTATGAAATAGGCATAGTTTGTTTAATATACTTATAATAATggttattttaaagttcttttttgcACATCCAAAAGACCACCTGTCTGTCATCTAATATGTTAGATTTATCACTTTGATACAATCAGGGATTATTTGATACAGTatattttttacctttattttggCTAGATTCTAACTTCAGTCAGTCTAAATTTACTTGTGATTTCAATTGTATTGAGCAACACCTATTACTATATTGTAAGTCTAGACCTATTTACTCTGGCTACTTAGGGACATAAGCATAAAATACCCCAAGatgtctcttcctctcttttgctgtcttcctgTCTCTTCTCTTTGTCCCACATTATCTACCTTCCATCGCCACTCACACTGgaatatacacaaaatatttcttttgcagGGGACAGATAGGTGGGGAGGAGTTACATTTCTGTTTCTAACCAAGAAAGAGTAAGGGGACCATATTTGCCCTTCTACCCGAAGCACTAAAAATAATGCCCCCCTCAACACTAAAACATGAAATACCATTTTTTTCAGATGTTGAACATCAAGCAAGATAGGGCAGTGATCCCTGGGAGATGAGAAATTAATGAAGTAAGCCCTATAATTTTCCCAGCTTACCTTCTTGAGTGAGTTTCCAGGTAATAAAATAAGGAAAGGGAACCCATCTGAAAAGGGTTTAGGGGATGGAGTTGAGAGGCCAGGGAGAACAAGGCAGCTAGTTTTCAAGTCAAAATCCAGAGAGGAGGaagcagcagaagaaaagaacTCTGGAGATCTAAAGCGACAGCCCTGTACTTTCAAATGAGTACTTATCACTGCAGGTATATGAAGAAACTAACTGGAGCCTGGGGAAGGATCATCCAAGAAGACTGGAGGGAATGATTTTAAGAGGTCACATAaggttgaaaataaaaccaacacaTTATACACCTAAAAGAAGCCACTTTGTACAACCTAAATAGTTGTACTttttagttgttcagttcagttgttcagtcatgtccgactctttgtgaccccatggactgcagcatgtcaggcctccctgtccatcaccaactcctggagtttacctaaaTACTTAATAGAGCTGAaaaaaagaagtagatgtttaaaaaacacaaacatagcACTGATATAATTACTGGATACAACATTTAAAAGTTATTCTGATTATATCTCATATAGTTAAAAAGGTAGAGAAAAACTCGAGCATGTCATTTGAGATACAAAAGATGATATTTAAAGATATAGCACATGtcttaaaaagataattaattaGATCTAGGAATGATGGCTATATCTAATACAAATATATCTACCATACTTTGGGTGGGATCAAAATAATTGgacactgctgaaagaaagaaaacttgaaatcaGGACAatagtaactttattttttgaagttcatttatttgtttttaattaattaatttattttaattgggggctaattactttacagtattgtagtggtttttgccatacattgattgacatgaatcagccatgggtgtacatatgttccccatcctaaacccctctcccgcctccctccctatcccatccctcagggtcatcccaatgcaccagccctgagcaccctgtctcgtgcattgaacctggactggcaatctattttacatatggtaatataaatgtttcaatgctattctctcaaatcatcccaccctcgccttctcccacagagtccagaagtctgttctttacatctgtgtctcttttcctgtctcgcatatagggtcatcgttaccatctttctaaattccattatatgcgttaatatactgtattggtgtttttctttctgacttacttcaccctgtataataggctccagttttatccgcCTCATTCAATTGCATCCACTGatgcaaatgcattctttttaatagctgagtaatattcctttgtgtatatgtaccacagttttcttatccattcatctgctgatggacatctaggttgcttccgtgtcctggctattgtaaacagtgctgtgatgaacactggggtacatgtgtctctttcaattctagtttcctcagtgtgtatgctgagcagtgggattgctgggtcatatggcagttctatttccagttttttaaggaatctccacactattctccatagtggctgtcctagtttgcattcccaccaacagtgtaagagggttcccttttcactgtatgctctccagcatttattgtttgtagactttttgatagcagccattctgactggcgtgaaatggtacctcattgtggttttgatttgtatttttctgataatgagtgatgttgagcatattttcataaattcaggataattattttataatattgtgatggtttttgccatacatcaacgtgaattggccacaggtatacaatagtaactctttaaaataaaacaaatgagacaaagagaaaatgactgaaaaagtGAACAGATTGGGTGAGAAGGCTTTAAGTAGCCTGATATACATGTAATTGGAGTACAAAAAAGCAAATGCATTGGTAAAAATGTATCTAAAGAAATAGTGTAtggaaattttctaaatttgatgaaaaataaatatataatcacaAGAATATCAGTAATCAGAAGAatgagaaacaggaagaaaaccaCACCAAGGTTAAGATTTTTGCCAGCACCATTCTTGGCATTAGCCTTGGTTCCTCTTTAGTGGAAAAGTATTACACTTAGAAATCAAAATCTGGCAATAGATGTACAATTACTATTAATGTATCACTGATCCCAAGCCCTCTCAGTGGGCATATTTGGGGAATAAATGTGCTTTTCTTATGTACATGtgtacatgtaaatatatgtacatttacAAACATTTACATCCACTGTTGATTTCTAAATATGTACCTATATCAATCTATCTCTCTATCTTTCTATATGTATATTACTTTCTATATGTATATACTGAAGGCAGTGAGCTCACATTGTCTCTAATTCTAATCCAATACCACAGAGCTTATTctagtttttcctctttttgtatattttatgccTCCACTAGTAGAAACCTGGCTCTCACTATACCTTGTATGTTTACTTGTTATTTCATCCCCTGTATGTAATTTTGCTCCCATTTCTTTTGATTCACATTACCTTCTATCACTTCACTGTCCCTATActagtatcttttcattttttcttacaaagtggtaatattttatttgatcACAAGTAGAATTTAATTTGTGATATAAtgaatgtctttatttctttaatgtaaAAGAATCTGAATACACATacgctcacacatacacacatacacacatcacctTATTTTACACTTGAAATGAACCTACCATTGCAAATTAACTTTgtgttgcatgctaagtcgtttccatcatgtctgagtttttgcaaccctatggacagtagcccacctggttcctctgtccacaggattctccagacaagaatactggagtaggtgttTGTgacctcgtccaggggatcttcccaacacaagaattgtacccatgtctcttatgtcttctgcattagagGGATgggggtttctttaccactagcaccacctgagaagctcaaaattcaaaaaaattaaagaaatctgaaaaaaaaacaagtatagGCTttacatgtatagtatcatatatgaaacaaatcgccagtccaggtttgatgcatgatactggatgcttggggctggtacactgagacTACCCaaaaggatggtatggggaggggggagggaggggggttcaggatggggaacacgtgtatacctgtggcagattcatgttgatgtacggcaaaaacaatacaatactgtaaagtaattagcctccaattaaaataaataaatttatattaaatataaaaaaaaatcaatatgtcCTTATAgtcaataaattttaatatatgaaactataaaaagcaaaatgtataTGGTGATGTTTCTAAAAATGCATTTCAGAAAGAAGTTATAGCTCACAAGAAATTAATTGTGGAACCACTTTTGTTAATTACTCCCACCTCTCAGAATAATGATGTACATGCAAATCTTCTAATATATGAAactgtaagtcactcagtcatgtcccaatcTGTacacccatggactgtggcccaccaggctcctctgtctggaatttttcaggccagaatactgaattcggtagccattccattctctagggaatcttctcaacccagggatcaaacctaggcttcttgcattgcaggcagattctttaccatctgagtcaccagggaagccccaaatgtgtgtgtgtgtgtgtgtgtgtgtgtgtgtgtgtgtaccacatcttctttatcccttcatctgctggtggacatatAAATTGccttcatatcttggctattgtaaatagtattttACTTTAGGTAAGTTTTGGAAGGATTTTCAGAAGATATAGCAAAGTGTCTTTAATTAGGTGACTATGATGTCACCTTAGGAGATCTATCATAATGGGGGTAAAGTGACATACAGTGTTGTCCTAGGGATGAAAGAACCTGATATATTTGGTTAACTATATAGTGAATGCAGCATAGTGCATGCAGAGCAGATGGGAGAAAAAcagtgagggaaagaaaaaggaaaatatgtacCAGAAGGACTTGGTTGGGACCAGATAAAGTCTCTGggtaaaacagaaaccaaaaataaacaaaaaacatgaAATCAAATAGTTTCCTCAAAAAGGGGagtgaaaatatatgttttttaggTTATGTAGACGTGTGCTCTGGATTTTTTGTTGAAAAGCTTTATTTCAATTTTGTTTCTAAAAGTTTACTCCCACTTCTAACACTAGTTGTCCctacatttttatgttattttcataAATGACAAAGGTAGATTATTACtgtgaaatttctttttaacagtTAAATTCTATAATTTTACATATATCCTTAATTTCCATTCTTCCATTTATATTGAAAAACTTATCTCCACTATATAAGCTTATTTTGTGCAAAAGCTCAAAGATGTAATTTCCTCATCCTTTCTTCCAGAACTGTCTAGCTGTCAATTTTTTCATAGCATCATGCACCTCTGTATTTCTCAGGCTATAGATGATAGGATTGAGCATCGGTGTGACTACTCCATAGCAGAGAGCAATCAGTTTGTCAGAAGCAGTATCTTTGGACTTTGGCTTTATATACATAAAGAGGATTGACCCATAAAACATAGTCACCACTGTAATGTGGGCTGAGCATGTGGAAAAAGCCTTTTTTCTTCCTCCAGCTGAATTGATTCTTAGTACAGTAGAAAGGATGAAAATGTAGGAGATGGAAATCAACAGTAAtggaacaaacaaaaatatgacaTTGCCTAACATTAGAGTAATCTCATTCAAGGAAATATCTGTGCAAGCTAGCTTGAGAAAGGCCAATATTTCACAAACAAAATGATTGATGACTTTTTTCCCACAGAAGGGCAACCGTACTGCAAGAATTGTTTGTGTCAATGAGTTGAGAAAGCCCAATCCCCATGAGAGAGCTGCCATCTGAATACAAAGTGCCTTGCTCATGATGATAGGATATCTCAAAGGGATGCAGATGGCTACGTAACGGTCATATGCCATCACTGCTAGAAGTACACACTCTGTAGATGCCATGGTGAAGGAGACAGACATCTGAACAACACATCTAGtgagggagattttttttttctctgatagaAAGTGTATCATTGTTGAGGGGATAAAGGAGGATGTGTACAAAATGTCAAGAAAGGAAAGGTTACTGAGAAAGAAGTACATAGGGGTGTGAAGGCGGGAATCCAGGAGAGTGAGGATGATCAAAGTGCTGTTCCCCAGGAGGATCACCATGTACATCACCAAGAACATCATGAATAGGAATTTTTCGGCTCTTGGATACTTAGAAAGTCCCTGTAAAGTGAACTCAATGTCTGTCCAGTTggttctttccattttgttttgtgCCTGGAGTAATtcagaagagacgtgggtttaagGAGTCTATACAGTATTATCATATGAAGTAAGAGATCACTGCAGGAAGGCCAATAAGCTTGTCAGTACTAGCTACAGTGTGTTTATAGTTGTGAGTTTAGTTTTTCAAATTCCTCTTCTAGCTCATAAGTCAGGGGATAAAAGAGACACAATAATTACATtggtaatttattaaaaatacaaactccTGATTCCTATTTCCTGAGATTATGATGTACAAGTTCTGAGTCAGGGAAGAACTATTTGCatcttaataaacatttgttatttcaaaATCAGTTGACTCACATACATACtctgaatattattattttggagatagaaaattttaatttcttaaaaatgctgatttatttgattttataccTGTCAGTCATTAAGAGTAACTTAGTTTAGTATTTTACAGTTTATTAATATGCTCACGCATATTACTTATTTTATCACTGTAATTCCCTGAGGGAAATAAAGTTCATAGAAAGTATTTTCAGACAGAGTAAGTGAACAAACTACTATTtaaatcttcactttctgactttacattcctctttttttaacTGCATGGTTgttgaaagtaaaagtaaaaagtgtagtcgctcagtcgtgtctgactcttcagtcgtgtctgactctttgtgaccccatggactgtagcctatgaggctcctccctccatgggattctccaggcaagagtactggagtgggttgccatttctttctccaggggatcttcccaacccagggattgaaccgaggtctcctgcattccaggcagacactttaacctctgagccaccagggccctCCCTAAATTATGCAAGTTGACTAAGGAGTGAGAATAAGGTATCTTTTGAAATAGAGCTCTCCAGATGATTCTATTGTGCAACCGAGGAAGAAAATCAGCCAGCTAGTGGAATGTAAAACCAAccatctattatatatatttaatatatggatAAGTCACATGGGAAATCTTTGTAAAATATTCTCCATCAGTGGACCTGAAGTGAGATCTAAGATCTGAATTTATTAACATGTTTCCAGGTGCTGTTAATGCTGATTGTATAGAAGCACATGAATAGCAAGGCCTTTTAGACCACCTCTCTCTGATATCATTGGAATATGCCACTGGTGTTTCAATTCTATGTAGGATTATAATTGAATAGCAAAGAATGCAAAACTAAACATTTTGGTGGGACTTTGAAGTGAGATGTCTATGTAAATATATTGCAATTAGTTTTGGGTTCTTTAGATTTTAAAGAGATACAAACAACAAAATTACACTCAGGGgagtttgccttttatttctgtcCATATGAAAGTTATTCCTCTTCTATTTGTTAAATTTTCAGTTAGGCtcaatattttccaaaacaagaaTTAGAGATTGGCTCAAGATCTGAGTTGTGCACCATAGAGTATGGATATAataactttaatttgaaaaattttaactaGTAAATATTAGTAGATGaccttttctttcaaataaataagtgaaagacTATTATTTTCAAAACACCTCTCCAACCTCAGGACAATGTACCTAGCTTAAAAAATATCATTAGAGGAAAAATATGATcaaaagcagaggatgagattgttagatagcatcatcaactcaatggacatgaacttgagcatactccaggagatagtgctggttatggaagcctggtgtgctacaatccgtgggatctcagagtcagagacaacttagcAATGAACAACAATATGCTGCTTTCTATGAAAAGACCAGTTTAGGATGTTGAGACAATTCAATTAGCATAATAGAATGTTTACGTATCTGTTGACTATGGAAAgtagctaccccacgtccaaggtaaggagcagcagctgtgtttGCTGAAagagccgtgaagagatacccaacatccaaggtaaaagaaaagcaagtaagatggtaggcactgagagagggcatcagagggtagacagactgaaaccacaatcacagacaactagccaatctaatcacatggaccacagccttgtctaactcagtgaaactaagccatgccttgtggggccacccaagacagacgggtcatagaggagaggtctgacagaatgtggtccactggagaagggaatggcaaaccacttcagtattcatgccttgagaacaccatgaaaaatatgaaaaggcaaatagataggacactgaaagatgaactccccagctgGGTAGGTGCCTaaataagctactggagatcagtaaagaaataactccagaaagaatgaagttatggagccaaagcaaaaccaacacccagttgtggatgtgattggtgatagaagcaaggtctgatgctgtaaagagcaatattgcataggaacctggaatattaggtccacgaattaaggcaaattggaagtggtcaaacaggagatgacaagagtgaacatcaacattctaggagtcagcaaactaagatggactggaatgggtgaattcaactcagatgaccattatgtctactaccgtgggcaggaatcccttagaagaaatggagtagccatcatagtcaacaaaagagtccaaatgcagtacttggatgcaatctcaaaaacaacagaatgatctctgttcgtttttcaaggcaagccattcaatatcacgatgtaatacaagtctatgccccgacaagtaacgctgaagaagctgaagttgaacggttctatgaagacctacaagaccttctagaactaacaccccaaaaagatgttcttttcattataggggactggaatgcaaaagtaggaagtcaagaaacacctggagtaacaggcaaattttgccttggtgtacagaatgaagcagggcaaaagctaatagagttctgccaagagaacacactggtcatagcaaacaccctcttccaacaacagaagagaagactctactaaTGGACATCACTAGACggttgataccaaaatcagattcattatattctttacagccgaaaatggagaagctctatacagtcaatgagcaaaaacaagaccaggacctgactgtggctcagatcatgacctccttattgccaaattaagactaaaattgaagaaagtgggggaaaatcactagaacattcaggtatgacctaaatcaaatcctttatgattatacagtggaagtgagaaatagatttaagggactagatctgatagacagagtgcctgatgaactatggacagaggttcgtgatattgtacaggagacagggatcaagacattccccaagaaaaagaaattcaaaaaaacaaaatgattgtctgaggaggccttacaaatagctgtgaaaagaagagaagtgaaaagcaaaggaaaaaaggaaagatataagcaactgaatgcagagttccaaagaatagcaaggagagataagaaagtcttcctcagcgatcaatgcaaagaaatagaagaaaacaacagaatgggaaaaactagagatctcttcaaggaaattagagatacccagggaacatttcatgcaaagatgggctcaataaaggacagaaatgctatggacctaacagaagcagaagacattaagaagaggtggcaagaatacacagaagaactgttc carries:
- the LOC101104378 gene encoding olfactory receptor 13D1-like translates to MERTNWTDIEFTLQGLSKYPRAEKFLFMMFLVMYMVILLGNSTLIILTLLDSRLHTPMYFFLSNLSFLDILYTSSFIPSTMIHFLSEKKKISLTRCVVQMSVSFTMASTECVLLAVMAYDRYVAICIPLRYPIIMSKALCIQMAALSWGLGFLNSLTQTILAVRLPFCGKKVINHFVCEILAFLKLACTDISLNEITLMLGNVIFLFVPLLLISISYIFILSTVLRINSAGGRKKAFSTCSAHITVVTMFYGSILFMYIKPKSKDTASDKLIALCYGVVTPMLNPIIYSLRNTEVHDAMKKLTARQFWKKG